The nucleotide sequence CGATTCGCCTAGCCTTGGCGAAAGCCTGTGCGGTGGCGACTAAGTTTCCAGCAGCTGTCGTCATCGGCTCAGACCAAGTTGCCGATCTCGACGGTGAACCTCTGGGGAAGCCGGGTTCTCATGCGCGCGCGGTGGTACAGCTTCAACGTATGCGTGGCCGCACCGTGGTGTTTCAAACTGCTGTGGCGGTCGTTTGCTTGGGAACTGGCTTTTCCCAGCACGCATTGGCGCCGGTTCGCGTCACATTTCGCGATTTGACCGACGAAGAAATCGAAAACTACCTGCTTGCCGAGCAACCCTACGACTGCGCTGGCAGTGCAAAGAGTGAGGGGCTAGGCATTAGCCTTTTGGAATCCATAGAAAGCGATGACCCTACCGCTTTGATCGGCCTCCCACTGATTCGCACAAGTGCCATGCTGCGCTCCGCGGGCATCTCCTTACTGCATCGGCGTACCGCACCATGAGTCAGCCAGCGGAGACTACCTCAATGAGCGCCAGGCTAGGGCGACTCTATCTTGTGCCTGCACCCCTAGATTTTTCGTGTGCCACGCAAGCGCCCTTGGAAAATGCAATCCCCAAGGGCACGCTGCAAGTTGCTGCATCTTTACAACATTGGGTATGCGAAAACGCCAAATCAACACGCGCCTACCTCAAGCGAGTTGGCGAAATTACCCCGCTTTGTGTGCCGGTTCAAAGCATGCAATTGCAAGAGTTGCCACGGGAGGTGCACAAAAAGGGTGACCACCAAGGTGGATTTGACGCACAGTACCTCCTCAAGCCAGCTCTCACCGGATCCGATGTAGGACTGGTCAGCGAAGCGGGTATGCCAGCCATTGCGGACCCGGGCTCTTCCGTCGTGCGGGCTGCACACACTCTAGGTCTGCAAGTCATACCGTTGGTCGGCCCGGTGTCCTTGCTCCTCGCATTGGCAGCGAGTGGTCTCAATGGCCAGAGTTTTGCTTTTGTAGGTTATTTGCCTGCAACGCCTGCAGAACGCAACCAAAAAATAAAAGAGCTTGAGTCACTTGCTCTGAAGACAGGGCAAACGCAACTGTTTATTGAAACGCCCTACCGCAACCAAGCATTGCTACAAGCCTTAATCCAAGGCTTACAACACAACACGCGGCTGGCAAGCGCCAGTGGGCTCACTTTAGACAATGCTGCGTGCCATAGCGATTTAGTCAAGCGCTGGAAACAAGCACCTTGGCCAGTGTCAAACGATACCCCTACAGTGTTTGCAATAGGACGTTAGGCAAATCGCGCAGGGGCTGACCAAATGGCTACAGGTTGGGCGCTTTCCCCAATGAACTATTAGCGCAGGACAGGTGTGGCCTGCAAGGCGCTGGCAGCTCCTTGCCCAATGGATGCCCCAAACCGCTTCACAAGGCGCTCTGCCACATTGTCTCTGCGGGTGTAGTCGATCAAGTCCTCCGCCTTCACGACTTCACGCGCCACAAAATCCAAATTCCCCAGCTGGTCTGCCAAGCCCATTTCTACGGCTTGCTGACCTGTCCAAAACAAACCACTGAAGGTTTCAGGCGTTTCTTTCAGTCTCGCACCTCGGCCCTTCTTCACAACAGCAATGAATTGCTGGTGAATTTGGTCTAGCATGGCTTGGGCAAACGCACGTTGCTTTTCAGTTTGGGGACTAAATGGGTCCAAAAAACCCTTGTTTTCACCCGCAGTCATCAGCCGCCGCTCTACGCCTAACTTATCCATCAACCCCGTAAACCCGAACCCATCCATCAGTACGCCAATGCTTCCGACCACGCTGGCTTTGTCGACAAAAATTTGGTCGGCGCCTGCGGCAATGTAGTAAGCCGCTGATGCGCAAGTCTCTTCGACCACCGCGTACACGGGTTTGTTGTGCTTGGCCTTCAGTCGATAGATCTCATCATTGATGATGCCTGCTTGCACTGGGCTTCCACCGGGTGAGTTAATCAACAAAACCACTGCCTGCGCACCACTGTCTTCGAACGCACTGCGCATTGCTGACACCACCAACTCTGCGCTTGCTTCTGCCCCAGCGCCAATTTCACCTTTGATTTCGACTACAGCGGTGTGGGGCTTGGACACGTCGGAGGCGCTACCGCCACGCCACAAGCCAACCCAAACCAGCCCCACCAAAAACATCAACCACGCAATACGAATTCCGTTGCGCCAGCGCCGCGCAACGCGCTGCTCTTGCAAGGACGCCATAGCTAAACGCTCCAAGGTAGCACGCTCCCAACCAGGGGATGTCGCACTCATAGATGCTTCACTTTTAGGAGCGTCATACGTATATCCCCCGGGCGGCTCTGGCACTTTTTGATCGAACTCAGGGTCAGAGGGAAATCGGGTATCAGTCATATCAGAACTCACAAGGTTTCAAGTTAGGTGCAGTATGCCAGTGCACGACGCCATCGCGTTCGGTCAAGGCGATCTTGATCAAGCCGCCGCGGCAAGGACCACCGCGGCACTCTCCAGTTGTGGGGCTGTACATGGCGCCATGGGTGGCGCACATCAGCCATTGCCCCGTCAAGTCGAAAAACTGGTTGGGTTGGTAATCCATTTCCATCGGCACGTGCGAGCAGCGGTTGAGGTAGGCATAGGCAACCCCCTGAAACCGCACGGCAAACCCTTGGCAGGTCTGGCCGCAGTACACCACGTCAAACGGGACAGCTTGTGCACTGTCTTTCAAGTCTGCTGAATTGCACAGCGTAAGCACTTGTTGATCGCTACTCATTGCGCAACAGCTCCCACGGTTAGCCGTTGTCCATGAGCCATAGATGCAACTCCGCTACGGTGTGTGCAACAAAGCGAGGTTCCAACACATCAAACGCAGACGGCGCGTGGGCGCCATAGCTCACCCCCACGCTGGCGCAACCAGCGTTGCGCGCCATTTGTAAGTCATGGGTGGTGTCACCAATCATGAGCACACGATGCGGCTCCACACCAAACTCGGCCATCAATTCTTGCAACATCAGCGGGTGGGGCTTGCCCGCTGTCTCATCGGCTGTACGGGAGGCATGAAAGAGCCCATGCAAGTCTTCAAACTGCAGCACCTCGTCCAACCCGCGCCGGCTCTTGCCTGTGGCTACCGCCAAAAAGTGCTGCCGTTCTTTCAAAGCGTGCAACATGGCCAACGCCCCCGGAAACAAGGT is from Rhodoferax aquaticus and encodes:
- a CDS encoding SAM-dependent methyltransferase, which translates into the protein MSARLGRLYLVPAPLDFSCATQAPLENAIPKGTLQVAASLQHWVCENAKSTRAYLKRVGEITPLCVPVQSMQLQELPREVHKKGDHQGGFDAQYLLKPALTGSDVGLVSEAGMPAIADPGSSVVRAAHTLGLQVIPLVGPVSLLLALAASGLNGQSFAFVGYLPATPAERNQKIKELESLALKTGQTQLFIETPYRNQALLQALIQGLQHNTRLASASGLTLDNAACHSDLVKRWKQAPWPVSNDTPTVFAIGR
- a CDS encoding S49 family peptidase; its protein translation is MTDTRFPSDPEFDQKVPEPPGGYTYDAPKSEASMSATSPGWERATLERLAMASLQEQRVARRWRNGIRIAWLMFLVGLVWVGLWRGGSASDVSKPHTAVVEIKGEIGAGAEASAELVVSAMRSAFEDSGAQAVVLLINSPGGSPVQAGIINDEIYRLKAKHNKPVYAVVEETCASAAYYIAAGADQIFVDKASVVGSIGVLMDGFGFTGLMDKLGVERRLMTAGENKGFLDPFSPQTEKQRAFAQAMLDQIHQQFIAVVKKGRGARLKETPETFSGLFWTGQQAVEMGLADQLGNLDFVAREVVKAEDLIDYTRRDNVAERLVKRFGASIGQGAASALQATPVLR
- a CDS encoding Maf family nucleotide pyrophosphatase translates to MNATPPLKLILGSSSVYRRELLDRLRLNYSVESPQVDETPFAHERPADLAIRLALAKACAVATKFPAAVVIGSDQVADLDGEPLGKPGSHARAVVQLQRMRGRTVVFQTAVAVVCLGTGFSQHALAPVRVTFRDLTDEEIENYLLAEQPYDCAGSAKSEGLGISLLESIESDDPTALIGLPLIRTSAMLRSAGISLLHRRTAP
- a CDS encoding HAD family hydrolase codes for the protein MKPSPKSSRARQFDLIAFDWDGTLFDSTASITRCIQLAVADVGGTVPSDQDASYVIGLGLMEALAHAAPDVPQSKYPELGARYKHHYSQHQHDITLFPGALAMLHALKERQHFLAVATGKSRRGLDEVLQFEDLHGLFHASRTADETAGKPHPLMLQELMAEFGVEPHRVLMIGDTTHDLQMARNAGCASVGVSYGAHAPSAFDVLEPRFVAHTVAELHLWLMDNG
- a CDS encoding Rieske (2Fe-2S) protein — encoded protein: MSSDQQVLTLCNSADLKDSAQAVPFDVVYCGQTCQGFAVRFQGVAYAYLNRCSHVPMEMDYQPNQFFDLTGQWLMCATHGAMYSPTTGECRGGPCRGGLIKIALTERDGVVHWHTAPNLKPCEF